Proteins from one Gimesia maris genomic window:
- a CDS encoding trans-sulfuration enzyme family protein, giving the protein MRFETKCVHTGVDKDSTFNSCTTPIYTSSTFYWDSLESHKGFDYTRSGNPTRSAMEENIAALEGGVSCRATATGMAAITLVMHLFKPGDHIIAGDDIYGGTYRLFADVFTKWGITFSFVKMSDAENVRAAITPETKAIWIETPSNPLLNLVDIKAVTQVAANSEPDILTIADNTFCSPYLQRPIEFGVDLVLHSTTKYLNGHSDVVGGCVVSSTEDLAERVAYVSNALGLGCAPFDAWLVLRGIKTLAPRMEAHQRGAMALARMLESHPKVERVYYPGLESHPHHELAKRQQDGFGGMLSFDVRDGRPVAEKVMLNSKLFLLAESLGGVESLIEYPESMSHASMTLEARRAAGITEKTVRVSVGIESPEDLVADLKQALDS; this is encoded by the coding sequence ATGCGTTTTGAAACCAAGTGCGTACATACCGGAGTCGATAAGGACAGCACATTTAACAGCTGTACTACGCCCATTTACACCTCATCGACCTTCTACTGGGACAGCCTGGAAAGTCACAAGGGGTTTGATTACACCCGTAGTGGCAATCCGACCCGCAGTGCCATGGAAGAAAATATTGCTGCTTTGGAAGGGGGGGTCTCCTGCCGTGCCACAGCGACCGGGATGGCTGCTATTACCCTGGTGATGCATCTGTTTAAGCCCGGAGACCATATTATTGCCGGCGATGATATTTATGGCGGCACCTATCGATTGTTTGCGGATGTCTTCACGAAATGGGGTATCACATTTTCGTTTGTAAAAATGAGTGACGCGGAAAATGTTCGGGCAGCCATCACACCTGAAACCAAAGCCATCTGGATTGAGACCCCCAGTAACCCTCTATTAAACCTGGTTGATATCAAAGCTGTCACTCAGGTTGCTGCCAATTCAGAACCAGATATTCTGACTATCGCTGACAACACTTTCTGTTCTCCTTATCTGCAGCGCCCCATCGAATTCGGTGTCGATCTCGTTTTGCATTCGACAACCAAATATTTAAACGGGCATTCCGATGTTGTTGGAGGCTGTGTAGTTTCCAGCACTGAGGACCTGGCAGAACGCGTTGCTTATGTTTCCAATGCCCTGGGTCTGGGTTGTGCTCCCTTTGATGCCTGGCTGGTACTGCGGGGAATTAAAACCCTGGCACCACGCATGGAAGCACATCAGCGTGGTGCAATGGCGTTAGCACGGATGCTGGAGTCTCATCCGAAAGTAGAGCGTGTTTATTATCCGGGACTGGAATCTCATCCGCATCATGAACTGGCAAAACGACAACAGGATGGGTTCGGTGGAATGCTGAGTTTCGACGTACGGGATGGCCGTCCCGTTGCTGAAAAAGTCATGCTCAATTCCAAGTTGTTTCTGCTGGCAGAATCACTGGGTGGTGTGGAATCATTAATTGAATACCCCGAAAGCATGAGTCATGCTTCGATGACGCTGGAAGCACGTCGTGCTGCCGGCATCACAGAAAAAACAGTACGGGTTTCTGTCGGGATAGAAAGCCCTGAAGATCTCGTCGCAGATCTGAAGCAGGCTTTAGACAGTTGA
- a CDS encoding S1 family peptidase: MRAITILFVLMITSVVQADVMAVLTKEKSCNQNSCTLIDGRATCVYVGTREGRAIYLTAAHVTRNTLSVSIAFNGKWNRARVVLEHIPAGSMEDVSVLETSVIPSSKPSCIAESVPKVGERARAVGYPRGSSRAVVRDGNIIEVGGVRRFSATSIVGDSGGPVFNSEGQLIGIVKGNDMTPGIGQPSVYTGLPVIETCFRRAYGFVPRCSMPRKVVVNPVQTETVVVENNTDLTALQGEVSKLRAEIDKLNKTQIPVWIVGSDGEPVAKQTYPLGDPIKLRFKAVKQSEAE, from the coding sequence ATGCGAGCAATAACAATTCTATTTGTGCTGATGATAACTTCCGTTGTGCAGGCCGATGTCATGGCGGTGCTGACGAAAGAAAAGTCGTGCAACCAAAACAGTTGCACCCTGATCGATGGGCGGGCAACCTGCGTTTATGTCGGGACCCGTGAAGGGCGAGCCATCTACCTGACCGCGGCGCATGTGACCAGGAACACGTTATCGGTGTCAATCGCCTTCAATGGTAAATGGAACCGGGCCAGAGTGGTGTTGGAACACATCCCAGCGGGCAGCATGGAAGACGTTTCGGTGCTTGAGACCTCAGTGATTCCCAGCAGTAAACCATCGTGTATCGCAGAGTCTGTACCCAAAGTGGGAGAGCGGGCACGGGCCGTTGGTTATCCCCGCGGTTCAAGCCGGGCAGTTGTGCGAGACGGCAATATTATTGAGGTTGGTGGTGTTCGGCGTTTTAGCGCGACATCCATCGTAGGCGATTCAGGGGGGCCGGTATTTAACTCAGAAGGGCAACTGATCGGGATCGTCAAAGGCAACGACATGACACCCGGTATCGGTCAACCCAGCGTTTACACAGGTCTGCCAGTGATCGAAACATGCTTCAGGCGAGCTTACGGGTTCGTTCCTCGCTGTAGTATGCCTCGCAAGGTGGTTGTTAATCCGGTTCAGACGGAAACGGTTGTCGTTGAAAACAACACCGACCTGACAGCCTTGCAGGGGGAAGTATCCAAACTCAGGGCCGAGATAGACAAACTGAATAAGACACAGATTCCTGTCTGGATTGTAGGTTCAGACGGGGAACCAGTCGCAAAGCAAACGTACCCGCTTGGTGATCCTATCAAGCTTCGTTTTAAGGCCGTTAAACAAAGTGAGGCTGAGTAA
- the cysK gene encoding cysteine synthase A codes for MSIFNDNSETIGRTPLVKINHLTEGLKATVLAKVEGRNPAYSVKCRIGANMIWEAEKSGQLKPGMQVVEPTSGNTGIALAFVCAARGYQLTLTMPDSMSVERRLMLKGFGANLVLTPGADGMKGAIQKAEELAASPEFFMPQQFENPANPAIHFKTTGPEILTDTEGKIDYFVAGVGTGGTITGVSRFLKQDQGLKVTSVAVEPTSSPVLSGGEPGKHKIQGIGAGFIPGNCDTSLIDEVIQVTDDEAFEMASKIARREGITCGISCGAAMHAALEIARRPEAEGKTIVVILPDSGERYLSTSLFDDAR; via the coding sequence ATGTCCATATTCAATGATAATTCAGAAACAATCGGCCGCACCCCGCTGGTTAAAATCAATCACCTGACTGAGGGACTTAAGGCGACGGTACTGGCAAAGGTTGAAGGACGAAATCCGGCCTACAGTGTGAAATGCCGCATTGGCGCCAACATGATCTGGGAGGCGGAAAAAAGTGGACAGTTGAAACCAGGTATGCAGGTCGTTGAGCCAACCAGTGGCAACACAGGAATTGCACTTGCCTTTGTTTGTGCAGCAAGAGGATATCAGTTAACGCTCACCATGCCAGACTCCATGTCTGTGGAGCGTCGTCTGATGCTGAAAGGCTTTGGTGCGAATCTGGTCCTCACTCCTGGAGCAGATGGAATGAAAGGAGCCATTCAGAAAGCAGAAGAACTGGCAGCGAGCCCTGAGTTTTTTATGCCTCAGCAATTTGAAAATCCAGCCAATCCGGCAATTCACTTCAAGACAACCGGTCCCGAAATTCTGACAGATACCGAAGGTAAGATTGATTACTTCGTTGCAGGAGTTGGCACTGGAGGAACGATTACAGGCGTCTCCCGCTTTCTAAAGCAGGACCAGGGGTTGAAAGTGACATCTGTAGCTGTGGAACCTACCAGCAGCCCTGTCCTCTCAGGTGGTGAGCCGGGAAAACACAAAATCCAGGGTATCGGAGCTGGTTTTATTCCCGGTAACTGTGATACATCACTGATTGATGAAGTCATTCAGGTCACAGATGACGAAGCGTTCGAAATGGCGAGTAAAATTGCCCGACGTGAAGGAATCACATGTGGTATCAGTTGTGGTGCCGCAATGCACGCAGCTCTTGAGATCGCCAGGCGTCCGGAAGCGGAAGGTAAAACTATTGTTGTCATTTTACCAGACTCTGGTGAACGCTATCTGTCCACATCACTGTTTGATGATGCACGCTGA
- a CDS encoding right-handed parallel beta-helix repeat-containing protein produces MQPFSLLYYCKQQTASRLIYCCLLLIWLLINPQIISSTDAATWYVNNKTGSDKNNGISENTAVATISRAITLAGRSDTLELANTGIPYRETMLFRNLGGSPDRPFVVEGNGAVLSGLKTIDVSKWETVKEGLFVFPLDKTPYGNPFLVSRGKRIPQAKSLDLLQTGEHYWDRSGNKIYFLCDIGKRPAEYQLEATLRISGLTLTSSSYIVCRNLSAEFFSNDGFNIHGDCRGVRLENVIARHNGDDGISIHESGGLIVQNAHVHDNFFGIQDVNASRSVYNGVLAERNQIGVSLVGGYHSLVDCQIKDSIQKEVDIAGANPGHLIGAEYNPLCKTILFAQNVSLFGYGNQTGLSIRNGATAIIERSVISDSQTGLMVDSNSFCHMSQTAIIDCDTILKSNSPNSFFDFNYYTPGQINWQNTLFHTGQFADYVTASKDDSNSHTGPLKVRPDGIVELPPGSEGTKAKLKVGPSDPITSTFTVVNP; encoded by the coding sequence ATGCAACCATTTTCTCTGCTTTATTATTGTAAACAGCAGACAGCTTCACGACTTATTTATTGCTGTCTGTTACTTATCTGGCTTTTAATCAATCCACAGATAATTTCGTCAACCGATGCTGCAACCTGGTACGTAAACAACAAGACGGGCAGCGACAAAAATAATGGGATTTCAGAAAATACCGCGGTTGCTACAATTTCCAGAGCAATCACATTAGCAGGGAGAAGTGATACCCTCGAACTCGCAAACACAGGAATCCCCTACCGGGAAACCATGCTGTTTCGTAATCTGGGAGGAAGTCCTGATCGCCCTTTTGTAGTCGAAGGAAATGGAGCCGTTTTATCAGGTTTGAAAACCATTGATGTTTCCAAATGGGAAACAGTTAAAGAGGGTCTGTTTGTGTTCCCGCTTGATAAAACCCCCTATGGAAATCCATTTCTGGTTTCTCGTGGTAAACGTATTCCCCAAGCGAAAAGTCTGGATCTGCTTCAGACGGGTGAGCACTACTGGGACCGCAGTGGAAATAAAATCTATTTTCTCTGTGATATCGGAAAGAGACCCGCTGAATACCAACTGGAAGCGACCTTACGCATCAGCGGCCTCACACTTACCAGTTCCAGTTATATTGTTTGTCGCAATCTGTCAGCTGAATTTTTCTCCAATGATGGATTCAATATCCACGGTGATTGCCGCGGTGTTCGTCTTGAAAACGTTATCGCCCGGCATAACGGCGATGACGGTATTTCGATTCACGAGTCTGGGGGATTGATCGTTCAAAATGCACACGTCCATGATAATTTTTTCGGCATTCAGGATGTGAATGCTTCCCGATCGGTATATAACGGTGTTTTAGCAGAGCGAAATCAGATTGGAGTCAGTCTGGTGGGAGGCTATCATTCGCTGGTTGATTGTCAGATCAAAGACAGCATCCAGAAAGAAGTTGATATCGCCGGAGCAAACCCGGGACACTTAATTGGTGCGGAATATAATCCGCTTTGTAAGACAATCCTGTTTGCTCAAAATGTATCTCTCTTTGGCTATGGAAATCAGACCGGGCTGAGTATTCGTAACGGCGCAACCGCTATCATAGAACGTTCGGTCATTTCCGACTCGCAGACTGGCTTGATGGTTGATAGTAACAGCTTCTGTCACATGTCGCAGACGGCAATTATTGACTGCGATACAATCCTGAAGTCGAACTCGCCGAACTCCTTTTTTGATTTCAATTATTATACACCAGGTCAGATCAACTGGCAGAACACTCTCTTTCATACCGGACAGTTTGCAGATTACGTAACGGCTTCAAAGGATGATTCGAATTCTCACACGGGGCCTTTGAAAGTGAGGCCAGATGGTATCGTTGAGTTGCCACCAGGTTCCGAAGGCACGAAAGCGAAACTGAAAGTCGGTCCATCGGATCCCATCACATCGACTTTTACAGTCGTCAATCCATAA
- a CDS encoding SEC-C metal-binding domain-containing protein produces the protein MSIDSYDPCPCNSGKKYKFCCHSVGDEISKISHLHETHQTATALQLLDRLKKNHPDQPLSFITEAQILMAERRFEDAIAPLIQCLEHDPNHPAAHSLLATSSFLAYGYKHSQKTIYTAFQKCAAVDVSLATPLAISIAIALQMRGYYLAAREHFALAMRVASQEYQQNLFMNLLEFDGDDQIPYQFRGVHILERCGLEDSEQKATFEKAQRLANLGCYRSAAGLFKQLAEATGEVTLWKNAAFCYAWATDEVKAAELFHQAGSLETDFAEAVELETLAQLLDLNNTADVVNSIEKIFEVESISRFLTLLEQHPQILRGNVPPPQEQNPDENSPIAYFQITNIPVDAESKGENITLENVPTVIGDIDVFDADRQIGQPALIHLYAYEGDQRTLAENIFDEALGDQGKTDCGLKVVERDSEETGNPLSPIPTEQWPLFFRWSFPQKMPILKRRELEALQWKILLSETWPNTKLAGLNGKTPKEAASDENLNIALTAAAYVLDAQTLSLGHFLDFSELDPELGLSELPHLEVNESSHFNTCSSMTQNRIPVKSLSNSQLMYIFNRALLIRHPRFLYDVLIEVLNRDECKKEVDLDRVYTTLTEICHKKNQREEMLTWIKKGQEHSQSQPNKAFENEMQWKMRELSFRLEDTSDPELSDFMKEIWDKYGKKTPQIKEYLMAFAQAFELDLPWMSGASLLDAGDFGGNASGEGIWSPGDAAPDSDAGQKLWIPGQS, from the coding sequence ATGAGTATAGATTCCTACGACCCCTGTCCGTGTAACAGTGGCAAAAAATATAAATTCTGTTGTCATTCCGTAGGTGATGAAATCAGTAAGATTTCACATCTGCATGAAACTCACCAGACAGCAACGGCATTGCAACTGCTGGATCGACTCAAAAAAAATCATCCAGATCAGCCTTTAAGCTTCATCACTGAAGCCCAGATTCTGATGGCAGAACGACGGTTTGAAGACGCAATTGCCCCTTTAATTCAATGCCTTGAACACGACCCGAATCATCCAGCCGCCCATTCTCTACTGGCAACATCTTCCTTCCTGGCTTACGGCTATAAGCATTCCCAAAAAACAATTTACACGGCGTTTCAGAAATGTGCAGCCGTAGATGTCAGCCTCGCAACTCCACTGGCTATCAGTATTGCCATCGCACTGCAAATGCGCGGATACTATCTGGCAGCACGCGAGCATTTTGCCCTGGCAATGCGGGTTGCCTCGCAGGAATACCAGCAGAACCTGTTCATGAATCTTCTGGAATTTGATGGCGATGATCAAATTCCCTACCAGTTCCGGGGCGTTCATATTCTGGAGCGATGTGGTCTTGAAGATTCAGAGCAAAAAGCCACATTTGAAAAAGCCCAACGTCTGGCAAATCTTGGCTGCTATCGCTCTGCAGCCGGACTTTTTAAACAACTGGCGGAAGCTACTGGAGAGGTCACGCTCTGGAAAAATGCAGCCTTCTGCTATGCCTGGGCAACAGATGAAGTCAAAGCCGCTGAATTGTTTCATCAGGCAGGCAGTCTTGAAACAGATTTTGCCGAAGCCGTTGAACTGGAAACGCTGGCGCAATTACTCGACCTCAACAACACAGCGGATGTGGTCAATTCCATTGAAAAAATATTTGAAGTGGAATCTATTTCCCGCTTTCTGACTCTGCTGGAGCAGCATCCTCAGATATTACGCGGGAACGTACCTCCTCCGCAGGAACAGAATCCGGACGAAAACAGCCCGATTGCCTACTTCCAGATCACCAATATTCCCGTCGATGCCGAATCGAAGGGGGAAAATATTACGCTCGAAAATGTCCCAACCGTCATTGGCGATATTGATGTCTTCGATGCTGATCGACAAATCGGGCAGCCCGCGCTGATTCATCTTTATGCGTATGAAGGCGATCAACGAACCCTCGCAGAGAATATTTTTGACGAAGCATTGGGTGATCAAGGCAAAACGGACTGTGGTTTAAAAGTGGTAGAACGCGACAGCGAAGAAACCGGGAACCCGCTTTCTCCCATCCCCACAGAACAATGGCCCCTCTTTTTCCGCTGGAGCTTTCCTCAAAAAATGCCGATTCTCAAACGGCGGGAACTGGAAGCACTGCAGTGGAAAATACTCCTCTCGGAAACCTGGCCAAATACAAAACTGGCTGGTCTGAACGGGAAAACTCCCAAAGAAGCTGCATCCGATGAAAATTTAAACATTGCTTTGACAGCCGCTGCTTATGTTCTTGATGCGCAAACCCTGTCGCTGGGTCATTTCCTGGACTTCTCAGAACTCGATCCAGAACTGGGCCTGTCTGAGCTTCCTCATCTTGAAGTAAATGAGTCGTCTCATTTTAACACCTGTTCCTCAATGACACAAAACCGGATTCCGGTGAAATCGCTCAGCAATTCGCAGCTGATGTATATTTTCAATCGTGCCCTGCTCATTCGACATCCCCGATTTCTGTATGATGTTTTGATCGAAGTACTCAATCGTGACGAATGTAAAAAAGAAGTGGATCTGGATCGAGTCTACACAACACTGACAGAGATCTGTCATAAAAAAAATCAACGAGAGGAAATGCTGACCTGGATCAAAAAAGGACAGGAGCATTCGCAGTCACAACCCAATAAAGCATTTGAAAATGAGATGCAGTGGAAAATGCGCGAACTTTCCTTTCGTCTGGAAGACACTTCTGATCCCGAGCTTTCTGATTTCATGAAAGAAATCTGGGATAAATATGGCAAAAAGACACCTCAGATTAAAGAGTACCTCATGGCCTTTGCTCAAGCGTTTGAGCTGGATCTTCCCTGGATGTCGGGCGCTTCGCTTCTGGATGCAGGTGATTTCGGTGGAAATGCTTCGGGCGAAGGGATCTGGTCACCCGGTGATGCCGCTCCTGACTCTGATGCTGGACAGAAACTCTGGATTCCCGGACAATCCTGA
- a CDS encoding Nramp family divalent metal transporter — protein MSDQIQPDPDEELVPDEVIPHQKLPPLKYRDLPPAISWRKMIGPSIMLAGLSLGSGEFVLWPYITYKTGFIFFWACLLGVLTQFFMNMEIERWTLATGESAITGFCRLNKHWAWIMLFLNIIPWAWPGWATGAGTMLSWTFFGPETIATAQIDPVPSPLSLDNLPSEKIEYSTETGLLKWRGDMSMEERDILSNVFVQNQIQNHAPVLFEKINQRQDLQYEAKYSTFLGIAGLLLVGIVLTTGPVVYNTVEKIQIFLVGMIFVIAVVLGIYLIEPYAISSMMKGAVNFGQMPDESSGLKTMALLGALAFAGAGGTMNLGQSNFIKDKGYGMGKYIGRITSPITGQEEAVSEVGYHFKHTAENQKRWQQWWRAANIEHFFSFFLTCLACLVLLSLISYSLFYQADGQLKEGVSQFGTGLNFIWGQAILLEGRLGGTFKLMFLLMGAAILLTTELGVLDATARISADILKVNYLRDNARWSLSKLYYCFLWGEILLGSAILLYGSVNPHFKQPLFLIETSAAMNGGVMFLYSMILLYMNSKILSRSISTSPLRFVAMVWAAAFFGYFSLQAFRMQIIPYISPYFKLLFSY, from the coding sequence ATGTCTGACCAAATCCAACCTGATCCCGATGAAGAACTGGTACCCGATGAGGTCATACCACATCAGAAACTACCACCTCTGAAATATCGGGACCTCCCCCCGGCTATTTCCTGGAGAAAAATGATTGGCCCCAGCATCATGTTGGCAGGGCTCTCACTGGGTTCGGGCGAATTCGTACTCTGGCCTTATATCACGTACAAAACTGGTTTCATCTTCTTCTGGGCCTGCCTGCTGGGTGTGCTCACGCAGTTTTTTATGAATATGGAAATTGAGCGTTGGACCCTGGCAACAGGCGAAAGCGCCATCACCGGTTTCTGTCGGCTGAATAAGCACTGGGCCTGGATCATGTTGTTCTTAAATATCATTCCCTGGGCGTGGCCGGGGTGGGCCACCGGTGCAGGTACGATGCTCAGCTGGACTTTTTTCGGACCTGAGACGATTGCCACTGCTCAAATCGATCCAGTTCCTTCTCCGCTCTCTCTAGACAATCTACCATCTGAAAAGATTGAGTACTCAACGGAAACGGGATTGCTTAAATGGCGCGGCGATATGAGTATGGAAGAACGCGATATACTCAGTAATGTCTTTGTTCAAAATCAGATTCAAAACCACGCACCCGTTTTATTTGAAAAGATCAATCAGAGGCAAGATTTGCAGTACGAAGCAAAATACAGCACCTTCCTCGGAATTGCAGGCCTGTTACTGGTTGGCATTGTCTTAACCACTGGACCTGTTGTTTACAACACCGTAGAAAAAATTCAAATCTTCCTGGTAGGCATGATCTTTGTGATTGCTGTGGTACTGGGGATATATCTGATCGAACCCTATGCCATCTCTTCCATGATGAAAGGTGCTGTCAATTTCGGTCAGATGCCCGATGAATCGAGCGGTCTGAAAACGATGGCCTTGCTTGGTGCGCTGGCCTTTGCAGGAGCCGGCGGCACGATGAATCTTGGACAGAGTAATTTCATCAAAGACAAAGGCTATGGAATGGGCAAGTATATCGGGCGCATTACCAGTCCAATAACAGGCCAGGAAGAAGCAGTCAGTGAGGTTGGCTATCATTTCAAGCATACTGCTGAAAATCAGAAACGCTGGCAACAGTGGTGGCGCGCTGCTAATATTGAGCACTTTTTCAGTTTCTTTCTGACCTGTCTGGCATGCCTGGTTTTACTGTCTTTGATCTCCTATTCTTTGTTCTATCAAGCCGATGGACAATTAAAAGAAGGCGTATCGCAGTTTGGTACTGGTCTCAATTTCATCTGGGGTCAGGCCATTTTGCTGGAAGGCCGTCTCGGGGGTACCTTCAAGCTGATGTTCCTGCTGATGGGAGCGGCCATTCTGCTGACAACCGAACTGGGTGTACTTGATGCGACTGCCCGTATTTCGGCTGATATCCTGAAAGTCAATTATCTCAGAGACAATGCACGCTGGTCACTGAGTAAGTTGTATTATTGCTTTCTCTGGGGTGAGATTCTGTTGGGTTCTGCAATCCTGCTTTACGGTTCTGTCAATCCACATTTCAAACAGCCTCTGTTTCTGATAGAAACTTCAGCCGCCATGAACGGAGGCGTGATGTTTTTATATTCAATGATTCTGCTCTATATGAATTCGAAGATTCTCAGTCGCAGCATCAGTACCAGTCCACTTCGATTTGTTGCGATGGTATGGGCTGCAGCATTTTTTGGATACTTCAGTCTGCAGGCATTTCGAATGCAGATTATCCCCTACATTTCACCGTACTTTAAACTACTCTTTTCTTATTAA
- a CDS encoding response regulator, translated as MKVLIVDDIGYSCHYYARLVEKIGFIAITASSGYEAIKLLRTDNEISVVLTDLIMSGMDGVDLYQQAQQVERYSDSGAVAAPKFILMTAVRPDKNPEDKNFQRIKLAKELGFSKIMFKPLDQSELKQELNDMSLNVFRSTQRETPLDLYSPTQKVRQSVREIVEADNKEAASEFLKILLEEIANLKKYLKTS; from the coding sequence ATGAAAGTATTAATCGTAGACGATATTGGATATTCATGTCATTATTATGCGCGACTCGTCGAAAAAATAGGCTTCATTGCAATTACAGCTTCTTCTGGATATGAAGCGATCAAGTTACTGCGTACCGATAATGAAATTAGTGTCGTACTGACCGACCTGATCATGAGTGGCATGGATGGTGTCGATTTATATCAACAGGCCCAACAGGTGGAACGATACTCGGACAGCGGTGCGGTTGCGGCACCCAAATTCATTTTGATGACAGCTGTCAGGCCCGACAAAAACCCCGAGGACAAAAATTTTCAAAGAATCAAACTGGCGAAAGAGTTGGGTTTTTCAAAAATCATGTTTAAGCCACTCGACCAGAGTGAATTAAAGCAGGAATTGAATGACATGTCCTTAAATGTGTTTCGCTCTACTCAGCGTGAAACACCTCTTGATCTCTATTCACCCACTCAAAAAGTCAGACAGTCAGTCAGAGAAATTGTCGAGGCTGATAACAAAGAGGCAGCTTCTGAATTTCTAAAAATCCTGCTGGAAGAAATTGCCAACTTGAAGAAATACCTGAAAACTTCCTGA
- a CDS encoding polysaccharide deacetylase family protein, translating to MDSQNRFKTYSNFSHSRRSFLSSTIAATLGIPTFHLTASESQHIPKAQIAITFDLEMSRQYPKREMMEWDFQKGNLNPETKTYSLKAAEIASGLNGTIHYFCVGRVLEQENVQWLKTISRLGHPIGNHTYDHVNIWATAPEKTQFRFQRSPWLLGGKSADQVIRQNIRLTTDAMKQRLNISPDGFRTPGGSSTALNDREDLQKMLLAEGFSWVSSKYPSHKYSLPKSEPDTEIYQSILSAQKEAQPYIYPSGLVEIPMSPISDVGAFRTSQWKLKYFLKSVELCIQQAIEQGGVFDFLCHPSIMYIEDPQFETIKLICKLVNQSGGRAELVGLGDIAKRMPRKQS from the coding sequence ATGGACTCACAAAATCGTTTTAAAACGTATTCTAATTTCTCACATTCACGCCGCTCTTTCTTGAGTTCAACGATTGCCGCGACTCTTGGAATTCCCACATTTCACTTAACGGCCTCGGAATCCCAGCATATCCCGAAAGCACAAATCGCAATTACTTTCGACCTGGAAATGAGTCGCCAGTATCCGAAACGCGAAATGATGGAATGGGACTTTCAAAAAGGCAATCTGAACCCGGAAACGAAAACTTATTCTTTGAAGGCGGCTGAAATAGCATCCGGGTTAAATGGTACTATTCATTACTTTTGTGTGGGACGAGTTCTGGAACAGGAAAATGTCCAATGGTTGAAAACTATTTCCAGGCTGGGGCACCCGATTGGCAATCATACTTATGATCATGTCAATATCTGGGCAACCGCGCCTGAGAAAACTCAATTTCGCTTCCAGCGTTCTCCCTGGCTATTGGGAGGGAAGTCAGCTGATCAGGTTATTCGTCAAAATATTCGCCTGACAACAGATGCAATGAAACAGCGTCTGAATATTTCGCCTGATGGATTCCGAACCCCGGGGGGATCCAGTACAGCACTGAATGACCGCGAAGACTTACAAAAAATGCTATTGGCAGAAGGCTTCTCCTGGGTCAGTTCCAAATATCCCAGTCATAAATACAGCCTTCCCAAATCAGAACCGGACACCGAAATCTATCAGTCAATCCTCTCTGCACAGAAAGAAGCTCAACCTTATATCTATCCTTCTGGTCTGGTTGAAATTCCCATGAGCCCTATCAGCGACGTTGGAGCATTTCGCACGAGTCAATGGAAGTTGAAATATTTTCTGAAGTCCGTCGAACTCTGTATTCAACAGGCGATCGAGCAGGGAGGCGTTTTCGATTTCTTATGCCATCCTTCCATCATGTATATCGAAGATCCTCAATTCGAAACAATCAAATTAATATGCAAACTGGTCAATCAGTCAGGAGGCCGGGCTGAACTGGTTGGTTTAGGTGACATCGCAAAACGCATGCCTCGAAAACAGTCTTGA